A single window of Ralstonia sp. RRA DNA harbors:
- a CDS encoding DNA-binding protein, whose translation MARAGLSRIDIKRARDSLLAQGQHPSIDAIRIALGNTGSKTTIHRYLKELEEEEGVALKRAGTTSDAILDLVGRLAARLHEEAQAVVDQQVTAATAQRQQVRAEADRLSADLAVLRAELAQAHATITNVRAALSDTQAALQQHALEAERLAQQVRDLTERQAEQEGFRRSLEEKLQHAHQALEHFRNASKEQRDQDTRRHEQQVQQLQAEIRQANQAVIVKQGEITLLNKDGARLVAEVGAATKRVRELEARGEQTVAALNQARTDHTRAEAERDTLRATVQAQADELAAVRAEREQTATELARLAARLEAQQTLLTDYRTQLGVAGPAA comes from the coding sequence ATGGCCCGTGCCGGACTCAGTCGTATTGACATCAAGCGTGCCCGCGATTCGCTGCTCGCCCAGGGGCAGCACCCGTCGATCGATGCGATACGTATCGCGTTGGGCAACACGGGCTCGAAAACGACCATCCACCGCTATCTGAAGGAACTGGAAGAAGAGGAAGGCGTAGCGCTCAAGCGGGCTGGCACGACCTCCGACGCCATCCTCGACCTGGTCGGCAGATTGGCGGCGCGCCTGCATGAAGAAGCGCAGGCGGTGGTTGACCAGCAGGTTACGGCTGCCACGGCACAACGCCAGCAAGTCCGGGCAGAAGCAGACAGGCTGTCGGCGGACCTCGCCGTGCTTCGCGCCGAGCTGGCGCAGGCTCACGCCACCATTACCAACGTGCGGGCTGCGCTCAGCGACACGCAAGCGGCGCTGCAGCAGCATGCCCTGGAGGCCGAACGGCTGGCGCAGCAGGTCCGGGACCTCACTGAACGGCAAGCCGAGCAAGAAGGCTTCCGGCGCTCACTGGAGGAGAAGCTGCAGCACGCGCACCAGGCGCTGGAACACTTCCGCAACGCCAGCAAGGAGCAGCGCGATCAGGACACGCGGCGGCATGAGCAACAGGTCCAACAACTGCAGGCGGAAATCCGGCAGGCCAACCAGGCGGTGATCGTCAAGCAGGGCGAAATCACGCTGTTGAACAAGGACGGCGCACGGCTGGTTGCGGAAGTTGGAGCGGCAACCAAGCGCGTCCGCGAACTGGAAGCACGCGGCGAGCAAACAGTGGCGGCGCTGAACCAAGCGCGCACCGACCACACGCGGGCGGAAGCAGAACGGGATACGTTGCGCGCGACGGTGCAGGCCCAGGCGGATGAGCTTGCGGCCGTGCGTGCGGAACGTGAGCAGACGGCGACCGAGTTGGCCAGGTTGGCTGCACGGCTCGAAGCCCAGCAGACGCTACTGACTGACTACCGGACACAGCTCGGGGTGGCGGGGCCGGCGGCCTGA